Genomic DNA from Lactococcus garvieae:
TTTCTTGGTCTAAATATTTATCTAGATAGCGTAACATTTCCAACTGATAATATATATCTAAATGGTTATTTGGCTCATCTAATAAAATGATATCAGGATTTTGTAAAAGGGTGCGAGCAAAAAACACCCGCTGTAATTGTCCTCCTGAAAGGGTAGAAAGCTGTCTCTTTCTTATTTCGTACAGGTTGAGTTCCTTCATCACCTGTAGAACGCGCTCTTTATCTTCTCGCCCCGCCACAGCCATGAATCTTTTTCGTAGCTGAGTATAGAGCCCCATCATTAAGGTTTCATAAACTGTGTAGGAAAAATATAGGGTCGGATTTTGCGACAAAAGGGCAACTTTTTCTGCACGTTCAAGTCTCTTAAAAGAGGAAAGTGATCGGTTATTAAACTTGATTTGGCCTTGATGTTCTATTAGACCAAGAATACCCTTTAAGAGAGTTGTTTTCCCGCTACCATTGGGCCCAATAATTGCGAGCCGTTGGCCAGTTTCTACTGAAAAATTTATTTCTTGGAGTACTTTTTTATTATCATAAGCAACTGCTAAATTTTTTATTTCTAACATATCATTCTTTTCCTTTTCTAAAGAAAATATAGCAGAAAAATGGTGCCCCAACCAGAGCGGTTACAGCTCCTATAGGAACTTCTCTTGGAGAAAGAACACTTCTAGCTAGCGTATCTGCAACTACACAAAGTAGTCCTCCTAGAAGGGCTGAGCTAGGTAAAACCCATTTGTGTGTAGAGCCAAAGAGGCGGCGAGCCATATGGGGTGCGATCAGATCAATAAAACCGATAACTCCTGTCATAGCTACACTAACGCCAGTTAATAAAGTCGATAGACTAATTAAAATCCACTTCGTTCGTCTCACTTCCACACCTTGGCTCAAGGCGAATTCATCCCCAAAACTTAAAATATCCATTTCTCTGTGAAAATAAAGTAAGAAAAAGAAACTGAATAATAATATAACAAAAAGAAGCTGCACATTAGACCAAGAAGCTCCAGAAAAGCTTCCCAGCTGCCAAAAAATAATGCGTTGCATATAATCTGGTGAAAAAGTCATGAGCATCGTTAAAAAAGAATTGATAAACAAGGAGAAAACCATCCCTACAAGGATAATTGTCTGATTATCCATCGCTTTAGAAAAGCGTTGAGCGAGAATTAAAACTAAGAACACTGTTATCAGTCCAAAGACAAAGCCACCCGCACTCATTGCAAGAGCAGGTGTCATGAGACTAAGTCCGGACATCATTACAATAGAAGCCCCCAAAGATGCCCCAGAAGAAACGCCTAGAGTATAAGAGGAGGCCAGAGGATTTTGCAATAGAGATTGCATTACGGTTCCACTGGCTCCAAGTGCTAAACCAGTCAAAAAACTGAGCAATACACGAGGTATTCGCACCTCAACAAGAATGCTTTTCAAAAGCGGAGATACATTTTCCGCTCCTCCTGTCCCTATTCTCATCAAGTCCCCTAAAGATATTGGTGCACTTCCCATACTGACACTAACCACTATTACAAATAAGGATAAAATAAGGAGAAAGAGTATTAAAGCAAACTTTTTTTTACTTAATATTCTTGAAAACATCTGGATATACCACTTTTGCCATTTCTTTCATTGCTTGGACGACATGATGATTAGGTAGGGAACTTCTCTCATTGTCTATTGCATAAACGTCCTTGTTTTTCACTGCTTTCACTTCCGCCCAACTTTTCATTTGAAGAATATCATCCACTGGATGAGGGATATAATTAACATTCGTTAGAATCACATCGGGATTGGACATAATAGCAGCTTCTTCGGACACTTTGATTGATCCTGTTTCTTTTGCCATGACATTAGTAGCTCCGATGTCCTCAATCATCTCATTAATAAAGGTTTCTTTTCCCATGCTATAAATTTCTGGAGAGGCAGCAATTTGAAATAATACAGATTTTCGGTTCGTTATTGATTCTGCTTGTTTTTTTATATCTGCAATCTCTTTCTCCATTTGAGAGACGATTTTTTCCCCACTTGCTTTTTGATCTAAGCTTGTGGCAACAAGTTTGATATTGCTCTCAATCTCCGCCAGACTCTTTTCTGAAGGTAACACAATAACTTTTGTCCCTTTTTCTTGAATTTTCTTTATCGCATCTGAAGATTGGAACATCGTCAGATCTGTTACAAATAATAGCTCTGGTTTTAGCGCCAATATTTTTTCCAGATCCAAACTCATAATATCTGTTTGGTCTAGCTTATCTAATCCCTTAACATACTTGGGACTTTGGC
This window encodes:
- a CDS encoding ABC transporter ATP-binding protein; translated protein: MLEIKNLAVAYDNKKVLQEINFSVETGQRLAIIGPNGSGKTTLLKGILGLIEHQGQIKFNNRSLSSFKRLERAEKVALLSQNPTLYFSYTVYETLMMGLYTQLRKRFMAVAGREDKERVLQVMKELNLYEIRKRQLSTLSGGQLQRVFFARTLLQNPDIILLDEPNNHLDIYYQLEMLRYLDKYLDQEKTVIAVFHDINLALSFSENILVLKEGKVLSHGKAEEILTRDFLIQLYQTDVLDYMLKKHTFWQKIEEKKKS
- a CDS encoding FecCD family ABC transporter permease; translation: MFSRILSKKKFALILFLLILSLFVIVVSVSMGSAPISLGDLMRIGTGGAENVSPLLKSILVEVRIPRVLLSFLTGLALGASGTVMQSLLQNPLASSYTLGVSSGASLGASIVMMSGLSLMTPALAMSAGGFVFGLITVFLVLILAQRFSKAMDNQTIILVGMVFSLFINSFLTMLMTFSPDYMQRIIFWQLGSFSGASWSNVQLLFVILLFSFFFLLYFHREMDILSFGDEFALSQGVEVRRTKWILISLSTLLTGVSVAMTGVIGFIDLIAPHMARRLFGSTHKWVLPSSALLGGLLCVVADTLARSVLSPREVPIGAVTALVGAPFFCYIFFRKGKE
- a CDS encoding ABC transporter substrate-binding protein, with product MKNKIFKSITLLILALSLSACAKNTRDIKEATTAEITVTTPQGEKITIPKDVSRVVSLSPAVTQVIDELGQKKKLIAVDSQSPKYVKGLDKLDQTDIMSLDLEKILALKPELLFVTDLTMFQSSDAIKKIQEKGTKVIVLPSEKSLAEIESNIKLVATSLDQKASGEKIVSQMEKEIADIKKQAESITNRKSVLFQIAASPEIYSMGKETFINEMIEDIGATNVMAKETGSIKVSEEAAIMSNPDVILTNVNYIPHPVDDILQMKSWAEVKAVKNKDVYAIDNERSSLPNHHVVQAMKEMAKVVYPDVFKNIK